The following coding sequences lie in one Benincasa hispida cultivar B227 chromosome 6, ASM972705v1, whole genome shotgun sequence genomic window:
- the LOC120079973 gene encoding endoglucanase 7, whose translation MQGGNHWGGPLEVIDNNNSSGGGGGEDHDRRTAAEDWDRAALQSQSYNQNELDETQRSWLLGPPDGKKKKKYVDLGCVIVSRKALKWSFISILIAFCVIGLPIIVAKTWPHHRPPPLPPDRYSEALHKALLFFNAQKSGRLAKSNNITWRGNSGLNDGNDTLAKGGLVGGYYDSGENSKYNFPMAYSMTMLSWSLIEYSHKYKAIHEYDHVIDLIKWGTDYLLLTFNSSSTKITQIYSQVGGSQNGSQIPDDSTCWQKPEQMDYNRPTQTTFQGPDLAAEMAAALSAASIVFRDHDSAYSAKLIKGAETLFAFARDSGRRGRYSRDNAFIAAAYNSTGYYDEYMWGAAWLFYATGNSSYISLATQRGIPRNARAFNVTAVSSVPSWNNKLPAAMVLLTRLRMMLNPGFPYEEMLSMYQTVTGLNMCSYLKQFRVYNWTRGGMMIMNKGQQQGQNLQYIANAAFLASLFADYLNSTGVPGFNCGPNYIPSTLIRNFATSQIDYILGNNPMNMSYVVGYGTKFPRRVHHRGASIPSDNKYYSCEAGFKWRDNPGPNPHNITGAMVGGPDQFDKFHDVRTNPNYTEPTLAGNAGLVAALVSLTTTAGFGIDKNTIFSGIPPLGPKTPPPPPPWRP comes from the exons ATGCAAGGCGGAAACCACTGGGGAGGGCCATTAGAAGTGATCGACAACAACAACAGCAGCGGCGGCGGCGGAGGCGAGGATCATGATCGGAGGACGGCGGCGGAGGATTGGGATCGGGCGGCTCTGCAATCGCAATCGTACAATCAGAACGAGCTTGACGAGACACAGAGGAGTTGGCTTCTAGGTCCGCCGgatgggaagaagaagaagaaatacgTTGACTTAGGATGCGTAATTGTGTCGAGGAAAGCTCTGAAATGGAGCTTTATTTCGATTTTGATTGCGTTCTGTGTGATCGGATTGCCGATTATTGTGGCGAAGACTTGGCCGCACCACCGTCCTCCGCCGCTTCCACCTGATCGCTACTCTGAAGCTCTTCATAAAGCTCTCTTGTTCTTCAATGCTCAGAAAT CTGGGAGATTAGCAAAGAGCAACAACATAACATGGAGAGGGAACTCAGGGCTAAACGATGGGAATGACACGTTGGCAAAGGGGGGCTTAGTTGGCGGATATTATGATTCTGGTGAGAACAGTAAATACAATTTTCCAATGGCATATTCAATGACAATGCTGAGCTGGAGCTTAATTGAGTACAGTCACAAGTATAAGGCTATTCATGAATATGACCACGTCATCGACCTCATCAAGTGGGGTACTGATTATTTACTCTTGACTTTCAACTCTTCCTCCACcaaaattactcaaatttaCTCCCAg GTTGGAGGATCGCAAAATGGATCCCAAATCCCCGACGATTCCACCTGCTGGCAGAAGCCGGAGCAAATGGACTACAATCGCCCTACACAGACCACATTCCAAGGCCCCGATCTCGCCGCCGAGATGGCCGCCGCTCTCTCCGCCGCCTCCATCGTCTTCCGCGACCACGACTCCGCCTACTCCGCCAAACTAATCAAAGGCGCCGAGACACTCTTCGCCTTCGCTCGCGATTCCGGCCGCCGCGGCCGCTACAGCCGTGACAACGCCTTCATCGCCGCCGCCTACAACTCCACCGGCTACTACGACGAGTACATGTGGGGAGCAGCGTGGTTGTTCTACGCGACGGGAAACTCGTCCTACATATCTCTGGCGACGCAGCGGGGAATACCTCGAAACGCTAGGGCTTTCAATGTGACGGCGGTTTCGAGTGTTCCGAGCTGGAATAACAAGCTGCCGGCGGCGATGGTGTTGCTGACGAGATTGAGGATGATGCTGAACCCAGGGTTTCCATATGAAGAAATGTTGAGTATGTATCAGACTGTTACGGGGCTTAATATGTGTTCATATCTCAAGCAATTTCGTGTCTACAATTGGACTCGAG GAGGAATGATGATTATGAACAAAGGACAGCAACAGGGACAGAATCTTCAATATATAGCAAATGCTGCATTTTTGGCATCTTTATTTGCTGATTACTTGAACTCCACCGGCGTCCCTGGCTTCAACTGTGGCCCTAATTACATTCCTTCAACTCTTATTCGCAACTTTGCTACCTCCCAG ATTGATTACATTCTTGGCAATAACcctatgaacatgagctatgtTGTGGGCTACGGCACCAAGTTCCCGAGACGAGTGCATCATCGTGGTGCTTCAATTCCTAGCGACAACAAATACTACTCATGCGAGGCCGGATTCAAGTGGCGAGACAATCCCGGTCCCAACCCGCACAATATCACTGGTGCCATGGTTGGCGGTCCTGATCAATTCGACAAGTTTCACGACGTGCGTACTAATCCAAACTACACTGAGCCAACTCTAGCTGGTAATGCTGGCCTTGTTGCTGCTCTTGTTTCCCTCACTACTACCGCTGGCTTTGGCATTGACAAAAACACTATCTTTTCTGGGATCCCACCACTCGGTCCCAAAACGCCGCCACCGCCGCCGCCATGGAGGCCGTGA
- the LOC120079974 gene encoding beta-hexosaminidase 3 has translation MAVHSSAILLLQLFFYFSVSSAVPRSNVIAGGVRIWPLPVSVTHGGHRRLYVAKDFRLNTQGSNFSDASGILEEGFSRLIDLVRVANGVDANLSRLGSSALLLGIHIVVSSPSDELQYGVDESYRLSIPAPAPGKPTYAYLQARTVYGALHGLQTFSQLCSFNFESRVIEVRMVPWNIIDQPRFSYRGLLIDTSRHYQPLPVIKKVIDSMAYAKLNVLHWHIVDTQSFPMEIPSFPNLWFGAYSKQERYTIADASEIVRYAQRRGVSVLAEVDVPGHALSWGVGYPALWPSKDCQQPLDVSNEFTFKVIDGILSDFSKIFKYRFVHLGGDEVNTTCWTVTPHIRKWLRKKGMKESDAYKYFVLRAQKIALSHGYELVNWEETFNDFGSELSRKTVVHNWLGAGVAQKVVAAGLRCIVSNQDSWYLDHIDTSWEQFYINEPLKNITDPHQQKLVIGGEVCMWGENVDASNIEQTIWPRAAAAAERLWTPYDNLAKDPDQVFARLAHFRCLLNQRGIDAAPVSGLGRSAPWGPGSCFVQ, from the exons TGCGGATATGGCCGTTGCCGGTGTCGGTGACTCACGGTGGGCACCGTCGGCTGTATGTTGCAAAGGATTTTCGCCTCAACACTCAGGGCTCTAACTTCAGCGATGCTTCCGGGATACTTGAGGAAGGATTCTCGAGGTTGATTGATTTGGTTCGTGTTGCCAATGGTGTTGATGCTAATCTCTCTCGGTTAGGTTCCTCTGCTCTGCTTCTTGGAATCCACATTGTTGTTTCTTCGCCTTCCGATGAG TTACAATATGGTGTAGACGAATCGTACAGATTATCAATACCTGCACCTGCACCTGGAAAACCTACCTATGCATATCTCCAG GCTCGTACAGTTTATGGGGCTTTGCATGGTCTTCAG ACCTTCAGTCAACTATGCTCTTTCAATTTTGAATCAAGGGTAATTGAAGTTCGCATGGTACCATGGAATATTATTGATCAGCCAAGGTTCTCCTATCGGGGGCTCTTAATTG ATACTTCTCGGCATTATCAGCCATTGCCAGTTATAAAGAAAGTGATTGACTCTATGGCATATGCAAAGCTG AATGTGTTGCACTGGCACATTGTCGATACACAATCTTTCCCGATGGAGATACCTTCATTCCCGAACCTTTGGTTTGGTGCTTATTCTAAACAAGAACGGTATACAATTGCGGATGCTTCAGAAATTGTGAG ATATGCGCAACGGCGTGGAGTCAGTGTATTAGCTGAAGTTGATGTTCCTGGACATGCTTTATCATG GGGAGTTGGCTATCCTGCTCTGTGGCCGTCGAAGGACTGTCAGCAGCCACTTGATGTCAGTAATGAGTTTACCTTTAAAGTAATAGATGGAATACTATCGG ATTTCAGCAAGATCTTCAAGTATAGATTTGTTCACTTGGGAGGCGATGAAGTCAATACAA CTTGCTGGACAGTGACTCCTCATATAAGAAAGTG GTTAAGAAAAAAGGGTATGAAAGAATCCGATGCTTACAAGTACTTTGTCCTGCGAGCTCAAAAAATAGCTTTGTCACATGGATATGAACTTGTAAATTG GGAAGAGACTTTTAATGATTTTGGCAGCGAATTGAGCCGAAAGACTGTTGTGCATAATTG GCTAGGAGCTGGTGTTGCTCAAAAGGTTGTTGCAGCTGGGTTAAGATGCATTGTTAGCAACCAAGATAGTTGGTACTTGGACCACATAGACACAAGTTGGGAGCAGTTCTATATAAATGAGCCGCTTAAAAATATCACAGATCCTCACCAACAAAAATTAGTCATTGGTGGAGAGGTATGCATGTGGGGTGAAAATGTCGATGCGTCAAATATTGAGCAAACTATTTGGCCTCGTGCTGCAGCCGCTGCCG AGCGCCTTTGGACTCCATATGACAATCTGGCTAAAGACCCCGATCAAGTTTTTGCAAGGTTGGCACATTTCAGGTGTTTGCTAAATCAGAGAGGGATCGATGCCGCTCCAGTATCTGGACTCGGCAGATCAGCTCCTTGGGGTCCGGGCTCTTGCTTTGTGCAATGA